The following is a genomic window from Amycolatopsis acidiphila.
ATCGACCCCCTGCACGACGAGTTCGGCTGGTCCACGGCCACGATCTCGTCCGCGGTCTCGATCAACCTCCTGCTCTACGGGCTGACCGCGCCGTTCGCCGCGGCGCTGATGGAGCGGCTCGGGATGCGCCGGGTGGTCACCGGGGCGCTGGTCCTGGTGGCCGCGGGTAGCGGGCTGACCGTGTTCATGACGGCGAGCTGGCAGCTGCTGTTGTGCTGGGGCGTGCTCGTGGGGCTCGGGACGGGGTCGATGGCGCTGGCCTTCGTCGCGACCGTCACCGCGCGCTGGTTCGTCCGGCACCGCGGTCTCGTCAGCGGCATCCTGACCGCGGCGGGCGCGGCCGGTCAGCTGGTGTTCCTGCCGGTGCTCGCGGCACTGGCCGGCCACGACGGCTGGCGCACGGCGTCCCTGGTGGTGGCGTTCGCCGCGCTGGCGGTCGTGCCCATCACGCTGATCTTCCTGCACGATCACCCCGCCGACGTCGGCACGACGGCGTACGGCGCGACCGAAGCGGAAGAGAAGCCGCAGCCCGCTCGCGGGACCGCGCGCCGAGCGCTGACCGCCCTGCGCGACGCCGCGAAGACGAGAGTGTTCTGGCTGCTCGCCGGCGGCTTCGCGATCTGCGGCGCGTCGACGAACGGCCTGGTCGGGACCCACTTCGTGCCGGCCGCACACGAGCACGGGATGCCGCCGACGACAGCGGCCTCGCTGCTCGCGCTGGTCGGGATCTTCGACGTCGCCGGCACCATCGCCTCGGGCTGGTTCACCGACCGCGTCGACCCGCGCCGCCTGCTCGGCGGGTACTACATCCTGCGCGGCATCTCGCTCCTGCTGCTGCCGCACCTGTTCGCGCCGACGACGCAGCCGCCGATGTGGGCGTTCATCATCTTCTACGGCCTGGACTGGGTCGCCACGGTGCCGCCGACGGTCGCGCTGTGCCGGGAGCGGTTCGGCCTCACCGGCCCGATCGTCTTCGGCTGGGTGTTCGCCTCGCACCAGGTGGGCGCGTCGATCGCCGCGGTCGGCGCCGGGGTGATCCACGACCAGCTCGGAAGTTACGACCTCGCGTGGTACCTGGCGGGCGGTTTGTGCGCCCTTGCAGCGGTGTTCTCACTGGCGATTCCCTCGGTCGGGGCACGCGGAAAGCGACGAAACATGGCGTTAACACAGCGGCCGTAGGGTGCGCCCATGGATCGCCAGCAGGAGTTCGTGCTGCGCACGCTGGAAGAACGTGACATCCGCTTCGTCCGACTCTGGTTCACCGACGTACTGGGATTTCTCAAGTCGGTTGCCGTCGCCCCCGCGGAGCTCGAGGGCGCGTTCAGTGACGGGATCGGGTTCGACGGATCGGCCATCGAAGGCTTCGCGCGCGTCTACGAATCGGACATGATCGCCAAGCCAGACCCGTCCACGTTCCAGGTGCTGCCCTGGGAGACCGAGGAGGGCGGCCACTACTCCGCGCGGATGTTCTGCGACATCGCGATGCCCGACGGGTCGCCGTCCTGGGCCGACCCGCGCCACGTCCTGCGCCGCCAGCTGTCCAAGGCGGGGGAGGCCGGGTTCACCTGCTACGTGCACCCGGAGATCGAGTTCTTCCTGCTCTCCGACCTGCGCGACGACGGCAGCGAACCCGAGCCCGCGGACAACGGCGGGTACTTCGACCAGGCCAGCCACGCCCGCGCGACGCACTTCCGCCGGCACGCGATCGAGACGCTCGAGGCGATGGGCATCTCGGTCGAGTTCAGCCATCACGAGAACGCGCCGGGTCAGCAGGAGATCGACCTGCGCTACGCCGATGCGCTGACGATGGCCGACAACGTGATGACGTTCCGCTACGTGATCAAGGAGGTCGCGCTGACCCAGGGGGTCTACGCGAGCTTCATGCCGAAGCCCTTCACGAACCAGCCGGGCTCGGGCATGCACACCCACGTCTCCC
Proteins encoded in this region:
- a CDS encoding MFS transporter, which codes for MAHRPLAEAPVISEADRVTTRPRLHRAWPVAFAAFVALVGAAGFRATPSVLIDPLHDEFGWSTATISSAVSINLLLYGLTAPFAAALMERLGMRRVVTGALVLVAAGSGLTVFMTASWQLLLCWGVLVGLGTGSMALAFVATVTARWFVRHRGLVSGILTAAGAAGQLVFLPVLAALAGHDGWRTASLVVAFAALAVVPITLIFLHDHPADVGTTAYGATEAEEKPQPARGTARRALTALRDAAKTRVFWLLAGGFAICGASTNGLVGTHFVPAAHEHGMPPTTAASLLALVGIFDVAGTIASGWFTDRVDPRRLLGGYYILRGISLLLLPHLFAPTTQPPMWAFIIFYGLDWVATVPPTVALCRERFGLTGPIVFGWVFASHQVGASIAAVGAGVIHDQLGSYDLAWYLAGGLCALAAVFSLAIPSVGARGKRRNMALTQRP
- a CDS encoding glutamine synthetase family protein, giving the protein MDRQQEFVLRTLEERDIRFVRLWFTDVLGFLKSVAVAPAELEGAFSDGIGFDGSAIEGFARVYESDMIAKPDPSTFQVLPWETEEGGHYSARMFCDIAMPDGSPSWADPRHVLRRQLSKAGEAGFTCYVHPEIEFFLLSDLRDDGSEPEPADNGGYFDQASHARATHFRRHAIETLEAMGISVEFSHHENAPGQQEIDLRYADALTMADNVMTFRYVIKEVALTQGVYASFMPKPFTNQPGSGMHTHVSLFEGDRNAFHNPEDPFELSETGKAFVAGLLYHAREISAITNQWVNSYKRLISGGEAPTTVSWGRANRSALVRVPNYSPGKASSRRVEIRTIDSACNPYLAYSVVLAAGLKGIEKGYELPPPAEDNIWSLTDVERKAAGYEQLPQNLGEALAEMERSELLPEALGEHVYDFFIRNKRVEWDNYRSAVTPYELKTLLPVL